The following coding sequences lie in one Rutidosis leptorrhynchoides isolate AG116_Rl617_1_P2 chromosome 4, CSIRO_AGI_Rlap_v1, whole genome shotgun sequence genomic window:
- the LOC139842238 gene encoding uncharacterized protein, with protein sequence MGRFPCLFALETDKLCKVSDRHSPLDWKWSWRRSIRSGVEDQQMCELASAIDHVTYVDSRDKWVCSSLSNELFYVNEFRNLMDRDSTVRWPTHWCKVVPPNINFFLWCALLNRLPDKCSLFEKGAIQDISCPSCTNFGEELQHIFFECYVASQVWSFISSWLDMVLPIWQSVDDL encoded by the exons ATGGGGAG GTTTCCCTGCCTCTTTGCTCTCGAAACGGATAAACTTTGTAAAGTGTCAGATCGACACTCTCCTTTAGATTGGAAGTGGAGCTGGCGTCGAAGCATTCGATCTGGTGTAGAGGATCAGCAGATGTGCGAGCTTGCCTCTGCCATTGATCATGTTACTTATGTTGACAGTCGTGATAAATGGGTGTGCTCTTCTTTATCTAATGAACTATTTTATGTTAATGAGTTCAGGAACCTCATGGATCGTGACTCGACGGTTAGATGGCCAACTCATTGGTGTAAGGTTGTACCTCCTAATATTAATTTTTTCTTGTGGTGTGCTCTATTAAATAGATTACCCGACAAGTGTAGTCTTTTTGAGAAAGGAGCTATTCAAGACATATCATGTCCTTCATGCACCAATTTTGGCGAAGAGCTACAACATATATTTTTTGAATGTTATGTTGCTTCACAAGTATGGAGTTTCATCAGCTCATGGTTAGACATGGTTCTCCCTATTTGGCAATCGGTTGATGACCTTTAG